The stretch of DNA TCATGGACATCGCCGCCGCCGGCGAGGAGGCCGGGCTGACGTGGCGCGAGGTCGTGCCCGTCTCGGCCGTGGCGGGCGAGCAGGTCGACCTGCTGGCCTCGCTGCTCATCGACACTCTGCCGCCCGGACCGCCGCTGTACCCCGAGGGTCAGCTCACCGACGAGCCCGAGGAGACGCTGATCGCGGAGATCATCCGCGAGGCCGCGCTCGAGGGCGTGCACGACGAGCTGCCGCACTCGCTGGCCGTGGTGGTCGAGGAGGTCGTGCCCCGCGAGGACCGGCCCGCCGAGAAGCCGCTGCTCGACGTGCGCGCCAACGTCTACGTGGAGCGCGACAGCCAGAAGGGCATCATCATCGGCAAGAAGGGCTCGCGGCTCAAGCAGATCGGCATCGACTCGCGCGGCCAGATCGAGCGCCTGCTGGGCACGCCGGTGCACCTGGACCTTCACGTGAAGGTCGCCAAGGACTGGCAGCGCGACCCGCGCCAGCTGCGCAAGCTCGGCTTCTAGGCCACGCGGTAGCGCTCGACGTGCTCCATCGCCCGGTCGAGGTGCCGGTCGTCGAGGTGTCCGTGGGACTTCATGTTGTGGTGCCGTCGGCACAGGCAGCGCAGGTTGTCCGCCGACGTGGTGCCGCCGCGGTCGTACGCGAGCTCGTGGTCGAGGTCGGTGCTGCGCGCCGGGGTCCGGCAGCCGGCCACCCGGCAGGTGCCGTCGCGCCACCGCAACGCCTCCCTCAATGACTGCGGTGGCCGGTACGCCAGGACCGCCGTGTCCATCACCCGTCCGACCGGATCGAGGACGAGACGCCGGAACTCCGTGTGCTCGGACTGGGCGAGCTCGCGGACCCACTCGCTGCTCACCGGCTCGCCGTCCAGCGTGAGGCCAGGTCCGTCGGTGAGCCCGATGAGGTCGGTGGCGGCGATGCTGATCGCGATCTCGGCGTGGATCTCGGTCTCGGTGCCGGTGCAGGAGGTGAGCCAGTGCGCGAGCAGGTCGGCCTGCTTCTGGTCGCGCGTGCGACGGTCGCGCTCGCCCGTCTCGCCGTCGATGGCCGGGAGGGCCCGCGCGGCGCGCGTCAGACGGTCGGCGACCGCCACGGCGACTCCGGTGGGCAGGAGCGCGTTCAGCCATGACGTGCCGTCGTCGAGATGGACGACGTTGACGCGGCGCTCCTCGGTGGCGCGAGCGGCCTCGGTCTCCACCTGCTCGGGCTCGAGCCGCGCACGGAGGCGCCGGAGCCACGACCGCAGCTCGCCGAGCGTGTGGGACTCTGCGTACTCGACGGCCGCGTGGTCGACCGCCGCGACGGCCTCGGGCGTGCGGAGCTTCTCGACGAGGGCGGCGATCGTGCCGGCCTTCGCAGCATCGATGCGTCCGACGCGGAACGTGGCCCAGACGCGCGGCGTGCGATCGCGGAGGGTGCGCGCCTCGTGGAGGATGCCCCACGTGCGCTGCTCCGAGATGGCAAGCTGCTGCGCCATGTCGAGCACCACTGCGCTGCGGCCGTGCTGCTTGGACACCGGTGCCTGATCGGCGGCGTCCACCAGCTTCGTCGCCCGCTCGAAGTGGTTCAGGACGAGATTCCACGTGGCGTACTCGGCTCGTGCCTGCTCGCGACGAACGTCAGCGAACGCCTCGTCGTCGGTCCGGGCCCTGAACATGACGAAAGTGTAGTACGTGCGTTCGAACTACGGCTGAATCAGACTGATATTCCCGCATGGCGAGACGCGGTCCTCCAGAGGCGTCACGCCACGCGGAAGGTCGCGCGGTAGGCGGTCGGCGAGACCCCGACGGCGCGCTGGAAGTGGCGCCGAAGCGTGGCGGCCGAGCCCGACGCCACGGACTTCCTCGCTGCACTGGCCGAGGCCGCCGCCGACTTCGCCGTCACCGAGGAGCGTGTGTCTGCAGCGTCCCACTGAGCCGGTCGAGCAGCGGGGAGTCCAGCTTCCAGCGCTGCCAGTAGAGCGCCACCCGGGTCACCGAGCGGCCGAGCCGGACGAGCCGGGCGTCGTCGAGGGCGGCTCGGGCCTGCGTCTCGGGCAGCAGGCCCCAGCCGAGCCCGGCCTCGACGGCTGCGCGGAAGTCGTCGGACGAGGGGACCTCGTGGACGACCGCCGGATCGGTGTCGGTGTGCCGGCGCAGCTGCTCGTGCTGGAGGCGGTCCTTGGCGTTGAACACCACCATCGGCATGGCCGACCAGTCGGGACGTCCGCCGGGCCCGAGCAGGCGCGGATGAGCGACCGGGAGGTAGCGCATCGCGCCGAGCGGGGTGACCGAGCAGCCCTGGACCGGGGACGGGTCGCTGGTCACCGCGGCCACCACCTCGCCGCGGCGCAGGAGGTCGTGGCTGTGGCCCTCGTCCTCCACGCGCAGGCGCAGAGCGACCCCCTCCCACGTGGCCACCTCCGCGAGCACGGGCCGGAACCACGTGGCGAGCGAGTCGGCATTGACGGCCAGCGCGAGGTCGGTGGGGCCCTCGTGCCACGCCTCGGCGAAGACCAGTTCGAGCTGGCGGCCGAGGCGGACGAGGTCCGCTCCGGCATCCGTGGGCACACAGGGCGTGCCGCGGCCCACGAGCACGCGTCCGACCGAGCTCTCGAGGGCACGGATCCGCTGGCTGACCGCGCTCGGCGTCACGTGGAGCCGCGCGGCGGCGGCCTCGAACGAGCCGGTGTCGGCGATCGCGACCAGGGCGGCGAGCTGGGCGGGGGAGAGGTCCACCGCGCCAGTTAAGCATTCCTTCACGTCGTGCAGAAACATTCGTTGGACTTCATCGAGCGGCGAACCTACGGTCGAAGGGTGGTGAACCCCTTCCTGACCGGCATGGTGACCGGCCTCTCCCTCATCGTCGTGATCGGCGCGCAGAACGCCTTCGTCCTCCGGCAGGGGATCCGACGCGCCCACGTGGCGATCGTGGTCGCGATCTGCGCGGTCTCGGACCTCGTGCTGATCCTGGCGGGAGTCGCCGGCATCGGCGCGATCGTCGACCGTGCCGGCTGGGTGATCGACGTCGTCACGTGGCTCGGCGTCGCCTTCCTGGTCTGGTACGGCATCGGCTCGATCCGCCGCGCGTTCCGGCCGGAGCAGCTTGAGGCCACCGGACGGGCGGCCGGCACGGTCCGCACCATCGCGCTTCAGGCGCTGGCGCTCACCTGGCTCAACCCGCACGTCTACCTCGACACCGTGGTGCTGCTCGGCTCGATCGCGCAGACCCACGGTCCCGTGGGTCGCTGGTGGTTCGGGGCGGGTGCCTCGGTGGGCAGCGTCGCGTGGTTCTCCGCGCTGGGCTTCGGGGCCACGCGCCTGGCGCCGTTGCTGGCCCGGCCGCGCGCGTGGCAGGTGCTCGACCTGCTGATCGGCCTGGTCATGTTCGTCATCGCCGCCTCCCTGGTCTGGTGACCCGCGCCCATCTCTTGCACGATGGGGGAGTGGACCCCGTCGAGGCGCTGCGCGAGACCGCGTTCTGGTTGGAGCGCGAGCGCGCGTCCAGCTACCGGGTCGAGGCGTTCAGGAAGGCCGCCGCAGCACTGGCCGACCTGACCGCCGAGGACGTCGCCGAGCGCGCTGGCGCCGGCGCGCTCGCCCGGATGAAGGGCCTCGGCCCGCGCACCATCACGGTCGTGGAGCAGTCTCTCGCAGGCGAGGTCCCCACGTACCTGGCCGACCTCCGCGAGCGCAACACCGAGCCGCTCGCCGAGGGCGGTGCCGAGCTGCGGGCGCTGCTGCGCGGTGACCTGCACAGCCACACCGACTGGTCCGACGGCGGCAGCCCGATCGACGAGATGGCCCGCGCGGCCGCCTGGCGTGGCCGGGAGTACCAGGCGATCACCGACCACTCGCCGCGGCTCACGGTGGCGAACGGGCTGAGCCGCGAGCGGCTGGAGGTGCAGCTCGAGGTCATCGCCGACGTGAACGTGAGCGACCCCGGCGTGACCCTGCTGACCGGCATCGAGGTCGACATCCTCGACGACGGCGCGCTCGACCAGGACGACGACCTCCTCGCACGGCTCGACGTGGTGGTCGCGAGCGTGCACTCGAAGCTGCGGATGGACTCCGGTGCGATGACCCGGCGGATGGTGGCGGCCGTGTCGAACCCCCACACCGACGTCCTGGGGCACTGCACGGGTCGTCTCGTCGAGGGCTCCCGCGGCACGCGCAAGCAGTCGCAGTTCGACGCCGAGCAGGTCTTCCGCGCGTGCGCCGACCACGGCGTCGCCGTCGAGATCAACTCGCGCACCGAGCGGCAGGACCCGCCCGACGAGCTCATCGACCTGGCCAACGAGCTCGGCTGCCTGTTCTCGATCGACACCGACGCGCATGCGCCGGGTCAGCTGGACTTCCTCGACCACGGCGCCGAGCGCGCGGCGGCGCGTGGACTTGATCCCGACCGCATCGTCACGACCTGGCCGCTGGAGCGGCTGCGCGACTGGCTGAGCCGCTGAGACCGGTGGTTTCGATATGCGGCTCGTTCCTCGCCTGCTACTCAACCACCGGTCACATGAGCAGCGCCGCGAGCGTGCCGCCGAGCTCGGTGGCCTCCTCCAGGTGCGGCTCGATGTCGCCGGTGAAGACCAGGGGCGGCGCCGCGAGTGACCACTGCAGGCCCGTCGTGATCGACTCCATGGCGCGCTCGGCGCCGATCGTGTCGTAGCCGCCACGGATCCAGTACGAGAAGGGCCGCTTCGCGGTGGGCTCACGCACGTCGTTGTAGACGGTGTCGAAGAAGTGCTTGAGCGCGCCCGAGATGTAGCCCAGGTTGGCCGAGGTGCCGAGGACGAAGCCGTCCGCGGAGAGCACGTCCTCGACGGTGGCGTCCAGGGCCGCCCGCACGACGACCTCGACTCCCTCGATCGCGTCATCGCGCGCGCCGGCGAGCACGGCGTCGCCGAGCTCGGCCAGGCGAGGGGTGGGGCAGTGCTGGACGACAAGGAGGCGGGGCATGGCGTCACGGTATCGCCGGGTCGTTCCGTTCGCGTGTCCGATATTGCTCGGTATGCCTAGGATCGGGCCATGGACTTCGCCGCGGCTGCTCAGTCCGTGCTCGACAACGTCGCCAAGGTGATCGACGGCAAGGAGCACGCGATCGAGACCGCCCTCGTGGTGATGCTCGCGGAGGGTCACCTGCTGATCGAGGACGTCCCCGGCGTCGGCAAGACGGCGCTCGCCCGGGCGCTGGCGCGATCGGTCGACGGGTCGGTGCGCCGCATCCAGTTCACGCCCGACCTGCTGCCGTCCGACGTCACCGGCGTCTCGGTGTTCAACCAGGCCAGGTCGGAGTTCGAGTTCAAGCCCGGCGCGGTGTTCGCGAACATCGTGCTCGGCGACGAGATCAACCGCGCCTCGCCGAAGACGCAGTCCGCGCTGCTCGAGGCGATGGAGGAGCGGCAGGTCTCGGTCGACGGCACCACCTACCCGCTGCCCGCGCCGTTCATGGTCGTGGCCACCCAGAACCCCTTCGAGATGGAGGGGACGTACATCCTCCCGGAGGCCCAGCGCGACCGGTTCATGGCGCGCATCTCGCTGGGCTACCCCGACGTCGAGGCCGAGCTGGCGATGCTGCGCGACCGTGACGTCAGAGATCCTGCCGCGCTGCTCGAGCCGGTGATCCTCGTCGACGACCTCCAGCAGATGGTCACCCACGCACGAAGCATCCACGTGGCCGAGTCCGTCGAGCGCTACGTCGTCGCCCTCGCCCGCGCCACGCGCGAGTCCGGCGACCTGCGGCTCGGTGCGAGCCCGCGCGCCACGCTCCAGCTCGTCCGTGCGGCCAAGGCCCTCGCCGCGGTCCGCGACCGCGAGTTCGTCCTGCCCGACGACGTCGTCGAGCTCGCCCCGGTGGTGCTCAGCCACCGCCTCGTCCCCCTCCGCGGCGGTGGGAGCTCGGACGAGATCGTGGCCGACGTCCTGCGCCGGGTCCCGGTCTGACCATGTGGCTCACCGGACGCTCCGTCGCTTTGATCGCGGCCGCGGTGGTGAGCCTCCTGCTGGCCGCCATCGCCGGCATCCCCGCCCTCCTGTACGTCACGGGCCTGTGTGCCGGACTCGTGGCCGTGGCGGTCGTCCTGGCGCTCCTGGCCCGTCCCCGTCTCGACCTCACGCGCACCGTGGTGCCGGCGATCGTCGAGCCCGACGAGGTCGTGGAGGTCGAGATCCGGGTCGGCGTGCGGTCCGGGGTCCCGGTCGTCGCCGGTCACTGGCGCGACCGTCTCCCGAGCACCGTGCTGGGCGAGGCCACGGGCACGGTCCCGGTCACCGACGGCCCGTACGCCACGGTCGGGTACGAGGTGCGGGGCCGCCGTCGGGGCAGCCACGAGCTCGGTCCCTTCTCGGTCATCGTGGGCGACGCGTTCGGCCTCGTGCAGCGCTCGCTGAGCACCAGCGACCGCGACCGCTTCATCGTCCTGCCCCGCCGCAGCCCGCTCGACGTCCGCGTGGGCCCGGCAGGAGCCACCGACGGCGCCACGCGGCTGCACCCCACCTCCGGACTGGGCCAGGACGACGTGATCGCGCGCCCCTACCTGCCCGGCGACGCGCTGAAGCGCTGGCACTGGAAGGCGACCGCGCACCACGGCGAGCCGATGGTCCGGCAGGAGGAGTCCGAGCTGCGCCCCAGCGTGCTCGTCGTCCTCGACGCCGACCCGCGGGTGCACGACCAGGCGGGCTTCGAGTGGAGCATCTCGGCGGCCGCCTCGGTCGTCGCGCACTACGGCACGCGCGGCTTCGACGTCGACCTCGCGACCGGTGCACAGGCCGTGTCGCTGGAGTCCGGGCACGGCCTGCAGGACGCCCTCGTCGTGCTGGCGCTGGCCGAGCCCGACTCGACGCCGCTGGTCATCCCGGCGCGCGAGCGGACCACATTCGTGATGACCGGATCGCTCGACACCACGTCCGCCGCCCGGCTCCTCGACGCCGTGCCGTCGCGCGACACGATCGCGTTCGTCGCCCGCGGGACCACCGAGGGTGGACGCGACGTCCTCGCGGCCGCTGGGTGGCACGTCGTCGCGCGGGACGCCGGCGACGGGCTCGAGCAGGCCTGGCTGGCCGCCACCGGGGTGGCGTCGTCATGAGGCGCGAGCGCATGGAGGAGCTGACCGACACGCTCGTCGTGCTGGCCGCCACGGTGATCCTGCTCGGTGGCTTCGCGCCGCTCTTCGAGGGTGTTCGGTGGGCCGTCGTCGTGCTGTCGCTGCTCGTGCCCGTCGCGGCCGTGACGGCGACGGTCCGGATGTGGGCGCCGACCTGGGCGACCCCCGCCGGCGCACTTGCGGCGGTGGTCGGGCTCGTCTGGACGTTCGCGCCCGGCACCACGATCCTCGGGCTGCCGACCCCGTCGTCGCTCGCCGAGCTCTTCGACCTGCTGGGCGAGGCCCGCACCGTGATCGTGGAGGAGGTCGCGCCCATCGTGCCGCCCGATCCGGTGGTCCTGCTCGTGGCGGTGTCCTACCTGGTGATCTTCGTGCTGGCCGACGCGGTGGCGCGGCAGGTGTGGCGGGTGCCGCTGCTCGGTCTGCTCTGGGCGACGATGCTCGTGGTGCCCAGCGTCATCGCGATGGAGATGCCGCCGTGGTGGATCTTCGCGGGCACCGCGATCGCGTGGCTGTGGCTGTGGTGGTCGGAGTCCCCGCACGTGGGCGCCATCCCCAGCGGTGCCGCCGCGCTCACGGGCGCCGGGGCGCTGGCCGTGGCGCTCGCGGTCCCGGTGATGGGCCCGGACATCGAGCCCACGTCGAGCGACTTCGGGGTGGCCGAGAGCCAGGTGTTCGGCACCGGCATCAACCCGATGATCGAGCTGGGCCGCAACCTGCGCCAGCAGCAGCCGCGGCGGGTGCTGTCGTACTCGACCGAGGGCACGACGGGGGAGTACCTCAAGGTCGCCACGCTGCGGCAGTTCAACGGCCGCACCTGGAGCCCGAGTCCCGTGCAGAGCGACCTCGACGTGGAGGGCGTCGACGACCTCGACGAGGAGATCGAGACGCAGGAGAAGACGACGAGCATCCGCATCGAGAGCCTGCAGTCGAGCTTCCTGCCCGTGCCGTACCCGGCCACGCGGATCCGTGGGCTCGAGGGTGACTGGCAGTGGCTCCGCGACGGCAGCACCGTGCGCGGCCAGAACCGGACGACCACCGAGGACCAGACCTACACCGTCACCAGCCTGGAACGGCTCCCCACCGCCGACCAGATCCGTGACGCGGGCTACGCGGGCCGCTCCCTCGACTCCTACCGCTCGCTGCCGCAGGAGGTGCCCGAGATCGTCACGCGGCTCGCGCGCGAGAAGGCGGGCAACGCCGACAACGACTACGACCGGATGGTCGAGCTGCAGGACTGGCTCCGCACCGAGTTCTCGTACTCCGTGCGGGCGCCCGTGGAGGACGGCTACGACGGCAACGGCCTCGACGTGATGGCGGAGTTCCTGCGGCAGCAGACGGGCTACTGCGTGCACTTCGCCTCGACCCTCGCGGTGATGGGGCGCGTCCTCGACGTGCCCACGCGCGTCGCGGTCGGCTATGCACCCGGTGACAGCCTGCTCGGCCGCACCGTGGACGGCGCCACGTTCGGCGTCGACTCCGACGACCTGCACGCCTGGACCGAGGTCTACTTCCGTGACATCGGCTGGATCGCGTTCGACGCCACCCCCGGCATCGGCGAGCCGACCGAGTTCGCCGAGGAGATCGACACGTCGGGTGGCTCGGGCGAGGACTCCGAGGTGCCCGAGCAGCAGTCGCGCGAGGACCGTGAGCTGAACGCCCAGGACGACGAGACCGCGGCGCAGGCGCAGACGAGCAGCGGCACCCCGTGGCGGCCCGCCCTGCTCGCCATCGCCACGGTCGCGGTGCTCGGCGCGGTGCCCGGCGTCGTGCGCCAGCTCCGTCGCCGGCGTCGCTGGAGTGCCGGTCAGGCGTCGAGCGAGCCGCTGTGGAGCGAGGTCTCCGACACCGCGCGCGACCTCGGCATCGGACTGGATCCCTCCGAGACTCCCCGCGGGTTCGCCGGGCGGCTCGAGACGTACGGCGTCGGCGGCACCGACCTCGTCGACCTGGTGGACCAGGTGGAGCGCGACCGCTACGCCGCGAGCGCGCCCGGGGCGTCGCGTGTGGACGAGGCGCAGCGGGTGGTCGACTCGCTCCGGGCGGCCAGCAGCCGGCGCGCCCGGTGGTGGGCCCGGCTCGCCCCGCGCTCGCTGCTCAGGTGAGGCTCAGCCCCAGACGGAGGTGTCCGGCCCCTTCGGCACGATCTGCGTGGGGTTGATGTCCGTCTGCACCACGTAGTAGTGCTGCTTGATCTGCTCGAAGTCGGTGTTGCCGCCGAACGCGGGGTGCGCGTAGAGGTCGCGCGCGTACCGCCACAGGTTCGGCATCTCCGTGAGCTGGTTCCGGTTGCACTTGAAGTGACCGTGGTAGACCGCGTCGAACCGCGCCAGCGTCGTGAACAGGCGCACGTCGGCCTCGGTGATCGACTCGCCCATGAGGTAGCGGCGGTCCTTCAGGCGGTCCTCCAGCCAGTCCATCGTGGCCCACAGCCGGTCGTAGGCCGCCTCGTACGCCTCCTGCGAGCCGGCGAAGCCGCAGCGGTAGACGCCGTTGTTCACCTCGGTGAACACCCGCTGCATGACCTCCTCCATCTCGTCGCGGACGTCGGCGGGCCACAGGTCGGGCGCGTCGGGGGAGTGGTGGTCGCGCCACTCGAAGAACAGGTCGTGCGTGATCCACGGGAAGTCGTTCGTGACGACCTGGCCCGAGGCGATCTCGACGATCGCGGGCACCGTGATGCCGCGTGGGTAGTCGGGGTAGCGGGCGAAGTACGCCTGCTGGAGACGCTCGATGCCCAGGACCGGGTCGACGCCCCCGGGGTCGAGGTCGAAGGTCCAGCTCCGGGAATCGTGGGTGGGCCCGGGCAGCCCGGCGCTGAGGACGTCCTGCAGGCCGAGCAGGTCGCGCACGATCAGCGCGCGCGTCGCCCACGGGCACGCCTTGGCCGCGACCAGGCGGTAGCGGCCCGGCTCGACGGGCCACGTCGGCGCGTCCTCCACCGGCGGCTTCCCGGCGCCGGCGCGGTCGTCCAGCGGCGCTCCGCCGGTGCGCGTGATGCGGTCGGGGATGTAGTTCATGTCGCGGTCGAAGGCAGCTCCGGCCTTGACGTACGAACCGGTCGTGGCGTGCGCGTCGTCGGGCATGCTCCGACCCTAGCCACCGATCGCGAGGATCGCCCCCGCCAGCCGGTGATACGCTGGTCCCATCATGCGGATCGCGAACCTCCTCCTTCGCCGCCGCGTCGAGGTCCTCTGAAGGTCGGACCCCTCGGCGCGGAGTCAGTCATGACCGGCCGCTGAACCGCTCTCCGAGCCATCCGAGGAAGACCTCCACATGAACAGCAACCCCGTCTCGCCCCAGCAGTCGTCGCCGATGCCGTTCGGCCGCTACCAGCCCTTCGCCCCGATCGACCTGCCCGACCGCAGGTGGCCGAGCCAGCAGGTCACGCAGGCTCCGCGGTGGCTCTCCACCGACCTGCGCGACGGCAACCAGGCGCTGATCGACCCGATGACCCCCGCCCGCAAGCGCCGCATGTTCGACCTGCTCGTGCGCATGGGCTACAAGGAGATCGAGGTCGGCTTCCCGTCGGCCAGCCAGACCGACTTCGACTTCGTCCGCTCCCTGATCGAGGGCGATGCGGTGCCCGAGGACGTCACGATCTCGGTGCTGACCCAGGCCCGCGAGGACCTGATCGAGCGCACCGTCGAGTCGCTGGTCGGCGCGCCGCGCGCGAACGTCCACCTGTACAACGCCGTGGCGCCGCTGTTCCGCCGCGTGGTCTTCAACGTCGACCGCGACGAGTGCCGCGCGATCGCCACCCGCGGCACCGAGATGGTGATGAAGTACGCCGAG from Aeromicrobium phoceense encodes:
- a CDS encoding LysE/ArgO family amino acid transporter, producing MVNPFLTGMVTGLSLIVVIGAQNAFVLRQGIRRAHVAIVVAICAVSDLVLILAGVAGIGAIVDRAGWVIDVVTWLGVAFLVWYGIGSIRRAFRPEQLEATGRAAGTVRTIALQALALTWLNPHVYLDTVVLLGSIAQTHGPVGRWWFGAGASVGSVAWFSALGFGATRLAPLLARPRAWQVLDLLIGLVMFVIAASLVW
- a CDS encoding flavodoxin family protein, with product MPRLLVVQHCPTPRLAELGDAVLAGARDDAIEGVEVVVRAALDATVEDVLSADGFVLGTSANLGYISGALKHFFDTVYNDVREPTAKRPFSYWIRGGYDTIGAERAMESITTGLQWSLAAPPLVFTGDIEPHLEEATELGGTLAALLM
- a CDS encoding DUF58 domain-containing protein, producing MWLTGRSVALIAAAVVSLLLAAIAGIPALLYVTGLCAGLVAVAVVLALLARPRLDLTRTVVPAIVEPDEVVEVEIRVGVRSGVPVVAGHWRDRLPSTVLGEATGTVPVTDGPYATVGYEVRGRRRGSHELGPFSVIVGDAFGLVQRSLSTSDRDRFIVLPRRSPLDVRVGPAGATDGATRLHPTSGLGQDDVIARPYLPGDALKRWHWKATAHHGEPMVRQEESELRPSVLVVLDADPRVHDQAGFEWSISAAASVVAHYGTRGFDVDLATGAQAVSLESGHGLQDALVVLALAEPDSTPLVIPARERTTFVMTGSLDTTSAARLLDAVPSRDTIAFVARGTTEGGRDVLAAAGWHVVARDAGDGLEQAWLAATGVASS
- a CDS encoding glutathione S-transferase C-terminal domain-containing protein: MPDDAHATTGSYVKAGAAFDRDMNYIPDRITRTGGAPLDDRAGAGKPPVEDAPTWPVEPGRYRLVAAKACPWATRALIVRDLLGLQDVLSAGLPGPTHDSRSWTFDLDPGGVDPVLGIERLQQAYFARYPDYPRGITVPAIVEIASGQVVTNDFPWITHDLFFEWRDHHSPDAPDLWPADVRDEMEEVMQRVFTEVNNGVYRCGFAGSQEAYEAAYDRLWATMDWLEDRLKDRRYLMGESITEADVRLFTTLARFDAVYHGHFKCNRNQLTEMPNLWRYARDLYAHPAFGGNTDFEQIKQHYYVVQTDINPTQIVPKGPDTSVWG
- a CDS encoding HNH endonuclease signature motif containing protein, coding for MFRARTDDEAFADVRREQARAEYATWNLVLNHFERATKLVDAADQAPVSKQHGRSAVVLDMAQQLAISEQRTWGILHEARTLRDRTPRVWATFRVGRIDAAKAGTIAALVEKLRTPEAVAAVDHAAVEYAESHTLGELRSWLRRLRARLEPEQVETEAARATEERRVNVVHLDDGTSWLNALLPTGVAVAVADRLTRAARALPAIDGETGERDRRTRDQKQADLLAHWLTSCTGTETEIHAEIAISIAATDLIGLTDGPGLTLDGEPVSSEWVRELAQSEHTEFRRLVLDPVGRVMDTAVLAYRPPQSLREALRWRDGTCRVAGCRTPARSTDLDHELAYDRGGTTSADNLRCLCRRHHNMKSHGHLDDRHLDRAMEHVERYRVA
- a CDS encoding AAA family ATPase, with protein sequence MDFAAAAQSVLDNVAKVIDGKEHAIETALVVMLAEGHLLIEDVPGVGKTALARALARSVDGSVRRIQFTPDLLPSDVTGVSVFNQARSEFEFKPGAVFANIVLGDEINRASPKTQSALLEAMEERQVSVDGTTYPLPAPFMVVATQNPFEMEGTYILPEAQRDRFMARISLGYPDVEAELAMLRDRDVRDPAALLEPVILVDDLQQMVTHARSIHVAESVERYVVALARATRESGDLRLGASPRATLQLVRAAKALAAVRDREFVLPDDVVELAPVVLSHRLVPLRGGGSSDEIVADVLRRVPV
- a CDS encoding LysR family transcriptional regulator ArgP, whose translation is MFLHDVKECLTGAVDLSPAQLAALVAIADTGSFEAAAARLHVTPSAVSQRIRALESSVGRVLVGRGTPCVPTDAGADLVRLGRQLELVFAEAWHEGPTDLALAVNADSLATWFRPVLAEVATWEGVALRLRVEDEGHSHDLLRRGEVVAAVTSDPSPVQGCSVTPLGAMRYLPVAHPRLLGPGGRPDWSAMPMVVFNAKDRLQHEQLRRHTDTDPAVVHEVPSSDDFRAAVEAGLGWGLLPETQARAALDDARLVRLGRSVTRVALYWQRWKLDSPLLDRLSGTLQTHAPR
- a CDS encoding PHP domain-containing protein; translated protein: MDPVEALRETAFWLERERASSYRVEAFRKAAAALADLTAEDVAERAGAGALARMKGLGPRTITVVEQSLAGEVPTYLADLRERNTEPLAEGGAELRALLRGDLHSHTDWSDGGSPIDEMARAAAWRGREYQAITDHSPRLTVANGLSRERLEVQLEVIADVNVSDPGVTLLTGIEVDILDDGALDQDDDLLARLDVVVASVHSKLRMDSGAMTRRMVAAVSNPHTDVLGHCTGRLVEGSRGTRKQSQFDAEQVFRACADHGVAVEINSRTERQDPPDELIDLANELGCLFSIDTDAHAPGQLDFLDHGAERAAARGLDPDRIVTTWPLERLRDWLSR
- the era gene encoding GTPase Era codes for the protein MSAPEGFRSGFACFVGRPNAGKSTLTNALVGGKVAITSSRPQTTRHVIRGLVHRDDAQLVLVDTPGLHKPRTLLGQRLNDLVRTTWAEVDTVGMCLPANEKIGPGDRYLIKEIAARRRKPVFAIATKPDLVPPARLAEHLMDIAAAGEEAGLTWREVVPVSAVAGEQVDLLASLLIDTLPPGPPLYPEGQLTDEPEETLIAEIIREAALEGVHDELPHSLAVVVEEVVPREDRPAEKPLLDVRANVYVERDSQKGIIIGKKGSRLKQIGIDSRGQIERLLGTPVHLDLHVKVAKDWQRDPRQLRKLGF
- a CDS encoding transglutaminaseTgpA domain-containing protein — translated: MRRERMEELTDTLVVLAATVILLGGFAPLFEGVRWAVVVLSLLVPVAAVTATVRMWAPTWATPAGALAAVVGLVWTFAPGTTILGLPTPSSLAELFDLLGEARTVIVEEVAPIVPPDPVVLLVAVSYLVIFVLADAVARQVWRVPLLGLLWATMLVVPSVIAMEMPPWWIFAGTAIAWLWLWWSESPHVGAIPSGAAALTGAGALAVALAVPVMGPDIEPTSSDFGVAESQVFGTGINPMIELGRNLRQQQPRRVLSYSTEGTTGEYLKVATLRQFNGRTWSPSPVQSDLDVEGVDDLDEEIETQEKTTSIRIESLQSSFLPVPYPATRIRGLEGDWQWLRDGSTVRGQNRTTTEDQTYTVTSLERLPTADQIRDAGYAGRSLDSYRSLPQEVPEIVTRLAREKAGNADNDYDRMVELQDWLRTEFSYSVRAPVEDGYDGNGLDVMAEFLRQQTGYCVHFASTLAVMGRVLDVPTRVAVGYAPGDSLLGRTVDGATFGVDSDDLHAWTEVYFRDIGWIAFDATPGIGEPTEFAEEIDTSGGSGEDSEVPEQQSREDRELNAQDDETAAQAQTSSGTPWRPALLAIATVAVLGAVPGVVRQLRRRRRWSAGQASSEPLWSEVSDTARDLGIGLDPSETPRGFAGRLETYGVGGTDLVDLVDQVERDRYAASAPGASRVDEAQRVVDSLRAASSRRARWWARLAPRSLLR